One Cellulomonas taurus genomic region harbors:
- a CDS encoding oxidoreductase, which yields MTTKVALVTGASSGIGESTARRLTSLGYTVYGAARRTDRLKELSADGVRALAMDVTDDGSMAAGVQRIIGETGRIDVLVNNAGYGSYGAIEDVDIEEGRRQFEVNVFGAMRLAQLVLPYMRAQRSGTIVNITSMGGKLHTPLGGWYHGTKFALEALSDCLRMEVAPFGIDVVVIEPGGIATEWGGIAADHLDKTGGSGAYATQSAAVATSLRSEGNANRNSPPSVIADAIAKAVTARRPKTRYAVGFGAKPLIAARGLLTDRQYDALIARATGLPRS from the coding sequence ATGACCACCAAGGTTGCGCTCGTCACGGGGGCGTCGTCCGGCATCGGGGAGTCCACGGCCCGCAGGCTCACGTCGCTCGGGTACACGGTCTACGGCGCCGCCCGGCGCACCGACCGGCTCAAGGAGCTGTCGGCGGACGGCGTGCGCGCCCTGGCGATGGACGTCACCGACGATGGGTCGATGGCCGCCGGCGTGCAGCGGATCATCGGTGAGACCGGGCGGATCGACGTCCTCGTGAACAACGCCGGGTACGGCTCCTACGGCGCGATCGAGGACGTCGACATCGAAGAGGGGCGACGGCAGTTCGAGGTCAACGTCTTCGGAGCCATGCGGTTGGCCCAGCTCGTCCTTCCCTACATGCGCGCGCAGAGGTCCGGCACGATCGTCAACATCACCTCGATGGGCGGCAAGCTGCACACCCCGCTCGGCGGCTGGTACCACGGCACCAAGTTCGCCCTGGAGGCGCTCAGCGACTGCCTGCGCATGGAGGTCGCGCCATTCGGCATCGACGTGGTCGTCATCGAGCCGGGAGGCATCGCCACCGAGTGGGGCGGCATCGCGGCGGACCACCTGGACAAGACCGGCGGGTCCGGGGCCTACGCCACACAGTCGGCCGCCGTCGCCACGTCCCTGCGCTCGGAGGGCAATGCCAACCGCAACTCGCCGCCCTCGGTGATCGCCGACGCGATCGCGAAGGCGGTGACCGCCCGGCGACCCAAGACGCGGTACGCCGTCGGCTTCGGGGCCAAGCCCTTGATCGCCGCTCGCGGGCTGCTCACCGACCGTCAGTACGACGCCCTGATCGCCCGCGCGACGGGGCTGCCGCGCAGCTGA